In a genomic window of Scyliorhinus torazame isolate Kashiwa2021f chromosome 5, sScyTor2.1, whole genome shotgun sequence:
- the LOC140422067 gene encoding uncharacterized protein, which yields MEKPWKCGDCGKGFRVPSQLEAHRRSHTGERPFTCSVCWKGFIQLSALKSHQRVHSGERPFTCSQCGKGFTELSNLRKHQQVHIGKRLLTCSQCGKRFTQLSSLQRHQRVHTGERPFTCSQCEKGFTTSSNLLTHQRVHTGVKPFTCSQCEKGFTQLSNLQRHQRFHTGEKPFTCSQCEKGFTQLSNLQRHQRFHTGEKLFTCSQCERGFTTSSHLLTHQRVHTGERPFTCSLCEKGFTQFSSLQRHKQIHTGERPFTCSQCEKGFTQLSSLQTHQRIHTRERPFTCSQCEKGFTWLSNLQRHQRVHTGEKALTCSE from the coding sequence atggagaaaccgtggaaatgtggggactgtgggaagggattcagagtcccatctcagctggaagctcatcgacgcagtcacactggggagaggccgttcacctgctctgtgtgttggaagggattcattcagttatccgccctgaagtcacaccagcgagttcactccggggagaggccgttcacctgctctcaatgtgggaagggattcactgagttatccaacctgcggaaacaccagcaagttcacattggGAAGAGGTtgctcacctgctctcagtgtgggaagagattcactcaattatccagcctgcagagacaccagcgagttcacactggggagaggccgttcacctgctctcagtgtgagaagggattcactacttcatcgaacctgctgacacatcagcgagttcacactggggtgaagccgttcacctgctctcagtgtgagaagggattcactcagttatccaacctgcagagacaccagcgatttcacactggggagaagccgttcacctgctctcagtgtgagaagggattcactcagttatccaacctgcagagacaccagcgatttcacactggggagaagctgttcacctgctctcagtgtgagaggggattcactacttcatcacacctgctgacacaccagcgagtgcacactggggagaggccgttcacctgctctttgtgtgagaagggattcactcagttttccagcctgcagagacacaagcaaattcacactggggagaggccgttcacctgctctcagtgtgagaagggattcactcagttatccagcctgcagacacaccagcgaattcacactagggagaggccgttcacctgctctcagtgtgagaagggattcacttggttatccaacctgcagagacaccagcgagttcacacaggggagaaggcgttaacctgctctgagtga